A window from Trinickia violacea encodes these proteins:
- a CDS encoding 4-oxalocrotonate tautomerase — translation MPTFHIELFEGRSIEQKRKFVEAITRVTCETLGCEASSVDIILTDVKRENWATAGRLWSDPEPSV, via the coding sequence ATGCCAACATTCCATATCGAACTGTTCGAAGGCCGAAGCATCGAGCAAAAACGCAAGTTCGTCGAAGCGATCACGCGTGTGACGTGCGAGACGCTCGGCTGCGAAGCGAGCTCGGTCGACATCATCCTCACGGACGTCAAACGCGAAAACTGGGCAACCGCAGGCCGCCTCTGGTCCGACCCGGAGCCTTCGGTTTAA
- a CDS encoding tetratricopeptide repeat protein encodes MAVERPRIATSLVLAGMTAAIVLALAGIYSAGGVREHIIETSPPSELTVAYLQAWLRTQPNNTEYLTALATQYLRLGRYDDAERIAARMLALDDETLRAKATLIRLKVAEQRAFASPERTPAREAGLIHVRKALAAAMTQQWDADTLRVLSAEALAVGAPDVAVTCYERLAQQDAPSRSHWQDTAGRISLADGQYRVAAERFFEAQRSAPTRDDTRREFLAGVQALEAGNLPDDALAAAQANVGNLSSDRTTLIVLLNLARAAGLPDLVDRYARALMPYAMHAPVVNGTGLRAVSYRPAWPDYMDGPSPDAASPRWGDVRTVRVSTRAATPNVANATNGDSKDDVATLVYQSFVESNDLANAEKVASEQATRHPQSADWQKRLAQVAEWHNEPAFSLKAWLAYANLSNDPAGWQNVLRLAPMLHDDETYVLALVHASNAAPSDVKLADQVIAAYERLGRPQDALAFLQTRAKDGKAAAIDERYATVAERAGQDAQALDTYRKLQKLDPGNTVYALRAASLLYQQSDYAGAFAALKIAEHAASDRDALYWRTYGQLARLLQDDASANAAYKHLLEGGVATPEDLAAMVYFYAPYPIDAGRTAELKYDRYQDVQSLRDAIYYYTESHQLDRVGALLARLTPKQLAAAQQRPAFLGIRAEYYRQIDRPQWALQDLARAIAMPDARSDVKAAYLWTLVDVGRESELRDIVKRWHDDALRTSELWSPMAAALMRLNRPVAALRYLRLQAASNRRDPLWLLTFADAEEMAGRPDLAWSVRRNVWRGLLALQAAPVPLDGAATQNGLQLPTATEPEVRAQLASRRVSLAQIFANGDVATRLLDDLTQPPSASAAVDPAATETLLGNVRGLPPVPTRADALKESRRVRASAARDVAVAWALSRESNALAKRWLARRYANRLLAPADAQLALALAEGDTAEMNRLLDQHTAELPLYNRIDASIQTDRQGAAQALAFNGLDGAPDDSELHQRLTDTTMFWAQSIDASVENYVEHPLDYLQQTLAGSLKLSEHYMIGAKGTQIFQRSTDSTQLINVPNVDRSAEFWARRLTRNADFQVSAGRRDALDSFYTANASAEIGRDSALSLKGTLGRNQMATEAQSLQIGGMKDNVTGGLVWQVTPRISVAANIEGDRFYSQARNFLGTGVLSQGEIDYKFRTTYPDYTLRLVGARGNYNATGQADALLSRLVPGAPTAASAYMPLTYAQYGAMFGFGNDLADRYTHAWRPYLDVGLVHDSVQGWGVDTNIGIAGTIFGGDHAAIYFEHESVSQRGTSVTLLGARYSWFY; translated from the coding sequence GTGGCAGTTGAGCGCCCGCGCATCGCCACCTCGCTCGTGCTGGCGGGCATGACCGCCGCCATCGTGCTCGCGCTCGCGGGCATCTATTCGGCGGGCGGCGTGCGCGAGCACATCATCGAGACCTCGCCGCCCAGCGAGCTGACGGTCGCGTACCTCCAAGCCTGGTTGCGCACGCAACCAAACAACACCGAGTATTTGACCGCGCTCGCGACACAATATCTGCGCCTTGGCCGATACGACGACGCCGAGCGGATCGCCGCGCGCATGCTCGCGCTCGATGACGAAACGCTCCGCGCGAAGGCGACGCTGATCCGCTTGAAGGTCGCCGAGCAGCGCGCGTTCGCGAGCCCCGAACGGACGCCCGCGCGCGAGGCGGGGCTGATCCACGTCCGCAAAGCACTGGCCGCGGCCATGACGCAGCAGTGGGACGCGGACACGTTGCGCGTATTGTCCGCGGAGGCGCTCGCCGTCGGCGCGCCGGACGTCGCGGTGACGTGCTACGAGCGGCTCGCGCAACAAGACGCTCCGTCGCGCTCGCACTGGCAGGACACCGCGGGCCGGATCTCGCTCGCGGACGGTCAATACCGCGTCGCGGCCGAGCGTTTCTTCGAAGCGCAGCGTTCCGCCCCGACCCGCGACGACACGCGCCGCGAATTCCTCGCAGGCGTGCAGGCGCTGGAAGCGGGCAATCTGCCCGACGACGCGCTCGCCGCCGCGCAAGCGAACGTCGGAAATCTAAGCAGCGATCGCACCACGCTGATCGTGCTGCTGAATCTGGCGCGCGCGGCGGGGCTCCCCGATCTTGTCGATCGCTACGCCCGAGCGCTGATGCCATATGCGATGCACGCGCCCGTCGTGAATGGAACGGGGCTGCGCGCCGTTTCGTATCGTCCGGCTTGGCCCGATTACATGGACGGCCCCTCGCCCGATGCCGCATCGCCACGCTGGGGCGACGTGCGAACCGTGCGCGTCAGCACGCGAGCCGCCACGCCGAACGTTGCAAACGCAACCAATGGCGACTCGAAAGACGACGTCGCCACGCTCGTCTACCAATCCTTCGTCGAATCGAACGACCTCGCCAACGCCGAGAAAGTGGCCTCCGAGCAGGCGACACGCCACCCGCAATCGGCCGACTGGCAAAAGCGGCTCGCGCAGGTCGCCGAGTGGCACAACGAGCCGGCGTTTTCGCTCAAAGCGTGGCTCGCGTATGCGAACCTGTCGAACGATCCGGCTGGCTGGCAGAACGTGCTGCGCCTTGCGCCGATGCTCCACGACGACGAGACCTATGTGCTCGCGCTCGTGCACGCGTCGAACGCCGCGCCCTCCGACGTGAAGCTCGCCGATCAAGTGATCGCGGCCTACGAGCGGCTCGGACGGCCGCAAGACGCGCTTGCCTTCCTGCAAACGCGCGCCAAGGACGGCAAGGCGGCCGCCATCGATGAGCGCTACGCGACGGTTGCCGAACGCGCCGGACAGGACGCGCAGGCGCTCGACACTTACCGCAAGCTGCAGAAGCTCGACCCGGGCAATACCGTCTACGCGCTGCGAGCCGCCAGCCTGCTCTACCAGCAGAGCGACTACGCAGGCGCGTTCGCCGCGCTAAAGATCGCCGAGCACGCCGCAAGCGACCGCGACGCGCTCTACTGGCGCACCTACGGGCAGCTCGCCCGGCTGCTGCAAGACGATGCGTCGGCAAACGCGGCGTACAAGCATTTGCTCGAGGGGGGCGTTGCCACGCCCGAAGATCTCGCCGCGATGGTCTATTTCTACGCTCCCTATCCGATCGACGCCGGACGCACGGCGGAATTGAAATACGACCGCTACCAGGACGTGCAGTCTCTGCGCGATGCGATCTACTACTACACGGAGTCGCACCAGCTCGACCGCGTCGGCGCCCTGCTCGCACGCCTCACGCCCAAGCAATTGGCCGCTGCGCAGCAACGTCCGGCGTTTCTCGGCATCCGCGCCGAATACTATCGGCAGATCGATCGTCCGCAATGGGCGCTGCAGGATCTCGCGCGCGCGATCGCGATGCCGGACGCTCGCTCCGACGTGAAGGCGGCGTATTTGTGGACGCTCGTCGACGTGGGACGCGAAAGCGAGCTGCGCGACATCGTAAAGCGCTGGCACGACGACGCACTGCGCACGTCCGAGCTGTGGAGCCCGATGGCCGCCGCGTTGATGCGCTTGAACCGGCCTGTCGCCGCGCTGCGCTATCTGCGCTTGCAGGCGGCGTCGAACCGGCGCGACCCGCTGTGGCTCCTCACGTTTGCGGACGCCGAGGAGATGGCGGGCCGCCCGGATCTCGCGTGGTCGGTCCGCCGTAACGTGTGGCGAGGGCTGCTCGCGCTGCAGGCGGCGCCTGTGCCGCTCGACGGCGCCGCGACGCAGAACGGATTGCAGCTGCCGACGGCAACCGAACCCGAAGTGCGCGCGCAGTTGGCGAGCCGGCGTGTGTCGCTCGCGCAGATCTTCGCGAATGGCGATGTCGCGACACGCCTGCTCGACGATCTGACACAGCCGCCCTCGGCAAGCGCTGCGGTCGATCCCGCGGCGACCGAAACGTTGCTCGGCAACGTTCGCGGGCTGCCGCCCGTGCCCACGCGCGCCGACGCGCTCAAAGAATCGCGGCGCGTACGCGCGAGCGCGGCGCGAGACGTGGCGGTCGCGTGGGCGCTGTCGCGCGAGTCGAATGCGCTCGCCAAACGCTGGCTCGCGCGCCGCTACGCGAACCGCTTGCTGGCGCCGGCCGACGCGCAGCTCGCGCTAGCCCTTGCGGAAGGCGACACGGCCGAGATGAACCGGCTGCTCGACCAGCACACCGCAGAGCTACCGCTCTACAACCGCATCGACGCCTCCATCCAGACGGATCGCCAAGGCGCGGCACAAGCGCTTGCGTTCAACGGGCTCGACGGTGCGCCCGACGACAGCGAACTGCATCAGCGCCTCACCGATACGACGATGTTCTGGGCGCAATCGATCGATGCGTCCGTCGAAAACTACGTCGAGCATCCGCTCGACTATCTGCAGCAGACCCTCGCGGGCAGCCTCAAGCTCTCCGAGCACTACATGATCGGCGCGAAAGGCACACAGATCTTCCAACGCTCGACGGACAGCACGCAGCTCATCAACGTGCCCAACGTCGACCGCTCGGCCGAATTCTGGGCGCGGCGCCTCACGCGCAATGCGGATTTCCAGGTCAGCGCCGGACGGCGCGATGCGCTCGATTCGTTCTACACGGCCAACGCCTCGGCGGAGATCGGCCGCGATTCAGCGCTGTCGCTCAAAGGCACGCTCGGGCGCAATCAGATGGCGACCGAAGCGCAGTCGCTGCAAATCGGCGGCATGAAAGACAACGTTACGGGCGGTCTCGTCTGGCAAGTGACGCCGCGCATTTCGGTCGCCGCGAACATCGAAGGCGACCGCTTCTACAGCCAGGCGCGCAATTTCCTCGGCACCGGCGTGCTGTCGCAAGGCGAGATCGACTACAAATTCCGCACCACGTATCCGGACTACACGCTTCGCCTGGTCGGCGCGCGCGGCAACTACAACGCGACAGGCCAGGCCGACGCGCTGCTGTCGCGGCTCGTGCCGGGCGCGCCCACCGCGGCGAGCGCGTACATGCCGCTCACCTACGCCCAGTACGGTGCGATGTTCGGCTTCGGCAACGATCTCGCCGACCGCTATACGCATGCGTGGCGCCCGTACCTCGATGTGGGCCTGGTGCACGACTCGGTGCAGGGCTGGGGGGTGGATACGAACATCGGCATTGCCGGCACGATATTCGGCGGCGACCATGCGGCGATTTATTTCGAGCATGAAAGCGTGTCGCAGCGCGGCACTTCGGTGACGCTGCTCGGCGCCCGCTATAGCTGGTTCTATTGA
- a CDS encoding cytochrome ubiquinol oxidase subunit I: MEPALSAFELARIQFAFTVSFHIIFPALSIGLASFITVLEWRWLKTGKAYYKDLCLFWSKIFAVAFGMGVVSGVVMSYQFGTNWAGFSKFAGPITGPLLAYEVMTAFFLEAGFLGIMLFGWKRVGPRAHFGATLLVAIGTLISTFWILASNSWMQTPQGFTIADGHVVPVDWFKIIFNPSFPYRLAHMTLAAFIVAALVVAAVGAWHLLKGRRDPAVKKMFSMALWLLLILTPIQALVGDQHGLNTREYQPAKIAAIEGLWETEQGGTALNLFGIPDMEAETTRYAVSIPHLGSLILTHSWDGEIRGLKEFPKEDRPDSTVVFWSFRIMAGLGVLMILMSALSWWLRRRGRLFDAKWFHRFVVAMGPTGFISLLTGWVTTEVGRQPWVVYGVMRTSHAVSPLTAQQVGISLMAFVVVYFLVFGTGVYYMLKLMKNGPALPPAGQEVEHDTPHDTNKRPKRQPMPAPKHLIDA, encoded by the coding sequence ATGGAACCCGCACTCAGCGCTTTCGAACTGGCGCGCATACAGTTCGCCTTCACCGTTTCATTCCACATCATCTTTCCGGCGCTCAGCATCGGCTTAGCGAGTTTCATCACCGTGCTCGAATGGCGTTGGCTCAAAACCGGCAAGGCGTACTACAAAGATCTGTGCCTGTTCTGGTCGAAGATCTTTGCGGTCGCCTTCGGCATGGGGGTCGTCTCGGGCGTAGTGATGAGCTACCAATTCGGCACCAACTGGGCCGGCTTTTCAAAGTTCGCCGGACCGATCACCGGACCGCTCTTGGCCTACGAGGTCATGACCGCGTTCTTTCTCGAAGCCGGCTTCCTCGGCATCATGTTGTTCGGCTGGAAGCGCGTCGGACCGCGCGCGCACTTCGGCGCGACCTTGCTGGTGGCGATCGGCACGCTGATCTCCACGTTCTGGATTCTCGCGTCGAATAGCTGGATGCAGACGCCGCAAGGCTTCACGATCGCCGACGGCCACGTGGTCCCAGTCGACTGGTTCAAGATCATCTTCAATCCTTCGTTTCCGTATCGTCTCGCGCACATGACGCTCGCCGCGTTCATCGTCGCCGCGCTCGTGGTGGCCGCGGTAGGTGCATGGCATTTGCTCAAAGGCCGGCGCGATCCGGCGGTGAAGAAGATGTTTTCGATGGCGCTGTGGCTGCTTTTGATCCTCACGCCGATTCAGGCATTGGTCGGCGATCAGCACGGCTTGAATACGCGCGAGTACCAACCCGCGAAGATCGCGGCGATCGAGGGCTTGTGGGAAACCGAACAAGGAGGCACGGCGCTCAATCTGTTCGGCATCCCCGACATGGAAGCTGAAACGACGCGCTATGCCGTGTCGATCCCGCACCTCGGAAGCCTGATTCTCACGCACAGTTGGGATGGCGAAATTCGCGGCCTCAAAGAGTTTCCGAAGGAAGACCGGCCGGACTCGACCGTCGTGTTCTGGAGTTTCCGCATCATGGCCGGGCTCGGTGTGTTGATGATCCTGATGTCCGCGCTGTCGTGGTGGCTGCGCCGCCGCGGGCGTCTCTTCGACGCGAAGTGGTTCCACCGCTTCGTCGTCGCGATGGGTCCCACCGGCTTCATTTCGCTGCTCACGGGATGGGTGACGACCGAAGTCGGCCGTCAGCCGTGGGTCGTGTACGGCGTGATGCGGACTTCGCACGCCGTGTCGCCGCTTACCGCGCAGCAGGTCGGCATTTCGCTGATGGCGTTCGTGGTCGTCTACTTCCTCGTATTCGGCACTGGCGTGTACTACATGCTGAAGCTGATGAAAAACGGCCCTGCACTGCCGCCTGCGGGACAGGAAGTGGAACACGACACGCCGCACGATACGAACAAGCGCCCCAAGCGTCAGCCGATGCCGGCGCCCAAGCACTTGATCGACGCTTAA
- a CDS encoding class II aldolase/adducin family protein, producing MSFAHAPNRRIAASGPMSAAEQQTRIDLAAAYRLAALNQWDDLIYTHISASVPGEPGHFLINPFGLAFDEVCASNLVKIDIEGNILGASEHPVNATGFALHAAVHAARADAFCVMHLHNTAGIAVSAQREGLLPASQHALRFYGQLAYHDYEGLAFTPAEGARLVAHLGDKPAMLLRNHGTLTAGRTVAEAYVLMATLIKACEIQIQAQGSKQYLVLPDDTVAKRTAEQLLDGGAIEGVLEWPALLRKLDRIDTSYRD from the coding sequence ATGTCATTCGCTCACGCGCCCAATCGCCGGATCGCCGCATCCGGGCCCATGTCCGCTGCCGAGCAGCAAACCCGCATCGATCTCGCCGCCGCCTACCGGCTCGCCGCACTCAATCAATGGGACGATCTCATCTACACGCATATCTCAGCGAGCGTGCCCGGCGAGCCCGGCCACTTCCTGATCAATCCGTTCGGGCTCGCATTCGATGAAGTGTGTGCCTCGAATCTCGTGAAAATCGACATCGAAGGCAATATCTTAGGCGCCAGCGAACATCCGGTGAACGCCACGGGCTTCGCGCTTCACGCCGCCGTGCACGCCGCGCGCGCCGACGCTTTCTGCGTGATGCATCTGCACAATACGGCAGGCATTGCCGTCTCGGCGCAGCGCGAAGGACTCTTGCCGGCCTCGCAGCACGCGCTGCGCTTTTACGGTCAGCTCGCGTATCACGATTACGAGGGGCTTGCGTTCACGCCGGCCGAAGGTGCGCGCCTCGTCGCGCACCTGGGCGACAAGCCCGCGATGCTATTGCGCAATCACGGCACGCTGACCGCCGGCCGCACGGTCGCCGAAGCCTACGTGCTGATGGCCACGCTCATCAAAGCCTGCGAGATTCAGATCCAGGCGCAAGGCAGCAAGCAATACCTCGTGCTGCCGGACGACACGGTCGCCAAGCGCACGGCCGAGCAACTGCTCGACGGCGGCGCGATCGAAGGCGTGCTCGAATGGCCCGCGCTCTTGCGCAAGCTCGACCGCATCGATACGTCCTATCGCGACTAA
- the cydB gene encoding cytochrome d ubiquinol oxidase subunit II, with product MDVTVVWAAIIALGLFLYVVLDGFDLGIGIVFPFFPDERERDLMMNTVAPVWDGNETWLVLGGASLFAVFPVVYSTVLSALYLPLVFMLMCLIFRGVSFEIRAKAKRTKPMWDLAFIGGSTGAAFFQGIALGAFLQGIPVENGQFAGDAFGWLTPFSLLTGLGLVATYALLGACWLVAKTEGDLQRRLHRVVWPLTLVLLAFIAMVSVWTPLQDPNMAARWFDSGLFYRLLPAPFLVAVCAVVMYRAVHGQHHTTPFLIALTLVLLGYAGLLVSLWPYAIPSTLTVWEAAAPRSSQTFTLAGAAVILPIILGYTILGYWVFRGKVRHGDAHYH from the coding sequence ATGGATGTGACCGTTGTCTGGGCTGCGATCATCGCGCTCGGCCTGTTCCTGTATGTCGTGCTCGACGGCTTCGACCTCGGCATCGGCATCGTCTTCCCGTTCTTCCCCGACGAGCGCGAGCGCGACCTCATGATGAACACCGTCGCCCCCGTGTGGGACGGCAACGAGACCTGGCTCGTACTCGGCGGTGCATCGCTGTTTGCCGTGTTTCCGGTCGTGTATTCGACGGTGCTTTCGGCGCTTTATCTGCCGCTCGTCTTCATGCTCATGTGTTTGATCTTTCGCGGCGTGTCGTTCGAGATCCGCGCCAAGGCGAAGCGCACGAAGCCCATGTGGGACCTTGCGTTCATCGGCGGCTCGACGGGCGCCGCGTTCTTTCAAGGGATTGCACTAGGCGCGTTCCTGCAAGGCATTCCGGTCGAGAACGGCCAGTTCGCCGGCGATGCGTTCGGCTGGCTCACGCCTTTCAGCCTGCTGACGGGGCTCGGGCTCGTCGCGACCTACGCGCTGCTCGGCGCGTGCTGGCTCGTCGCGAAGACCGAGGGCGACCTGCAGCGGCGCCTGCATCGCGTCGTATGGCCGCTCACGCTCGTGCTGCTCGCGTTCATCGCGATGGTCAGCGTCTGGACGCCGCTGCAAGACCCGAACATGGCCGCGCGCTGGTTCGATTCGGGCTTGTTCTATCGCTTGCTGCCTGCGCCGTTCCTCGTCGCGGTCTGCGCAGTCGTCATGTATCGCGCAGTTCACGGCCAGCACCACACCACGCCGTTCCTCATCGCGCTCACGCTCGTGCTGCTCGGTTACGCCGGCCTGCTCGTGTCGCTCTGGCCGTACGCGATTCCGTCGACCTTGACCGTGTGGGAGGCGGCCGCACCGCGTTCGAGCCAGACCTTCACGCTCGCCGGGGCGGCGGTGATCCTGCCGATCATTCTCGGCTACACGATCTTGGGTTATTGGGTTTTCCGCGGGAAGGTACGTCATGGCGACGCGCATTATCACTAA
- a CDS encoding polysaccharide deacetylase family protein has product MPARFNAVSCIRRLAALSLAWLGVFAALPTHAQTAAENQQAGATLERAHASIHASMQAPNLAFYDASEPPLDELQAFDAIVLDPASGFDPSTHPLAHSIYIARAAASANTAPADFVANRIEPLWQRGFRGFLLDSSAGFAAIDAIVAAKPDAKIVVAGEAATALSVAEAHRNAIYAVVIDSLVEARNGSTTHVVDVPAAERDQRVAAAQTFMQQTHVPVVSIEYCENASRTCARTLAAQVAATGVEPYVTDPARDLVGIGRIEVMPRKVLVIQDRDPSEPLDLSLGVRALATPLNYLGYDVEYADFSHPLPARVSPDRYAGVVAWIQRNAVPDPLAWRRWIGARMADQLPVAFLGQFGFNVADNDSAIGLHTVSGILNAPLTVAKRDPMVGFEIMPRPDPRDLPSIRVGADGQSLLRIASGDKAVDVAGLTRWGGFALNQYTVVSLDGIEQERWAIQPIAFLRAALRLPDLPAPNVTTENGRRLFMTHVDGDGFASRSEFPGPDYSGEALYEQIFTRYPVPMTLSVIEGEVGPTGLYPKISPRLEDIARKIFALPYVEIGTHTYSHPFNWEEVDGKTGLRKDRGGGDAAFSLNIPGYKFNLDREISGSIHYIDTRLAPAGKRTVVLQWSGDCMPPEVVVKKTYEAGVLNVNGGDTVITHAADSWTNIAPIGVDKGPGAYQMYAPNQDENVYTSDWQGPFYGFTRVLETFDMTDHPLRFKPIDVYYHMYSGTKVASLRALTQIFDTVLAQPVLPVHVTDYLRKTLDWRSFAVAREGDAWLVRGNGEVRELHWPKDDVPLIDAAHDSTGVTGYSHGPDGTYIHIDGGAARFTLGAKAVPGTLPYIAQANGFVRNFQRTASGLRFEFGGYYKPFVELANASTCRVSMNGARVAATRNGTMLHVDFPGVAGQQVTYRPLEIACGS; this is encoded by the coding sequence ATGCCGGCGCGTTTTAACGCCGTGAGTTGCATTCGCCGCTTGGCGGCGCTTTCGCTGGCGTGGCTTGGCGTATTCGCGGCCCTTCCGACTCACGCGCAAACGGCTGCGGAGAACCAGCAAGCGGGCGCCACGCTCGAGCGCGCTCATGCGTCGATTCATGCCTCGATGCAGGCGCCGAATCTGGCGTTCTACGATGCGAGCGAGCCGCCGCTCGACGAACTGCAGGCGTTCGACGCGATCGTGCTCGATCCGGCAAGCGGGTTCGATCCCTCCACGCATCCTCTCGCCCACTCCATCTATATCGCTCGCGCTGCCGCCAGCGCGAACACAGCGCCTGCGGACTTCGTCGCCAATCGCATCGAGCCGCTGTGGCAACGCGGTTTTCGCGGCTTCTTGCTCGACAGCTCCGCCGGCTTCGCCGCCATCGACGCGATCGTGGCGGCGAAGCCCGACGCCAAGATCGTCGTCGCCGGCGAGGCGGCAACGGCGCTGAGCGTCGCGGAAGCGCACCGCAACGCCATCTACGCCGTGGTCATCGATTCGCTCGTGGAAGCGCGCAACGGCAGCACGACGCACGTCGTCGACGTCCCGGCTGCCGAGCGCGACCAGCGCGTGGCCGCCGCGCAGACGTTCATGCAGCAGACCCACGTGCCCGTCGTCTCGATCGAATACTGCGAGAACGCGTCGCGCACGTGCGCGCGAACGCTCGCCGCGCAGGTTGCGGCGACCGGCGTGGAGCCCTACGTCACCGACCCTGCTCGGGATCTCGTCGGCATCGGCCGCATCGAGGTGATGCCGCGCAAGGTGCTCGTCATCCAGGACCGCGATCCAAGCGAGCCGCTCGATCTGAGCCTCGGCGTGCGCGCGCTCGCGACGCCACTCAACTATCTCGGCTACGACGTCGAGTACGCCGACTTCAGCCACCCGCTTCCCGCGCGCGTGTCGCCTGACCGTTACGCCGGCGTCGTCGCCTGGATTCAGCGCAACGCCGTTCCTGACCCGCTCGCCTGGCGACGCTGGATCGGCGCGCGGATGGCCGATCAGTTGCCGGTCGCATTCCTCGGGCAGTTCGGCTTCAACGTTGCCGACAACGACTCGGCCATCGGTTTGCATACCGTATCCGGCATATTGAATGCACCGTTGACGGTCGCCAAGCGCGACCCGATGGTGGGCTTCGAGATCATGCCGCGCCCCGATCCGCGCGACCTGCCGAGTATCCGGGTCGGCGCGGACGGGCAATCGCTCTTGCGCATCGCCTCGGGCGACAAGGCAGTGGACGTCGCCGGCCTCACGCGCTGGGGCGGCTTCGCGCTGAACCAGTACACGGTCGTGTCGCTCGACGGCATCGAGCAGGAGCGTTGGGCCATCCAGCCGATCGCGTTCCTGCGCGCCGCGCTGCGCCTGCCCGATCTGCCCGCGCCGAACGTGACGACGGAGAACGGCCGGCGTCTTTTCATGACGCACGTCGACGGCGACGGCTTCGCGTCGCGCAGCGAGTTCCCCGGCCCCGACTACTCGGGCGAAGCGCTCTACGAGCAGATCTTCACGCGCTATCCCGTGCCGATGACGCTTTCGGTGATCGAAGGCGAAGTCGGCCCAACCGGCCTCTACCCGAAGATCTCGCCACGCCTCGAAGACATCGCGCGCAAGATCTTCGCGCTCCCGTATGTCGAGATCGGCACGCACACCTATTCGCACCCGTTCAACTGGGAAGAGGTGGACGGCAAGACCGGCTTGCGGAAGGACCGAGGCGGCGGCGACGCGGCGTTTTCGCTGAACATTCCGGGCTACAAGTTCAACCTCGATCGTGAAATCTCCGGGTCGATCCACTACATCGACACGCGCCTCGCGCCGGCCGGCAAGCGCACCGTCGTGCTGCAATGGTCGGGCGACTGCATGCCGCCCGAGGTGGTCGTGAAGAAGACGTATGAGGCCGGCGTGCTGAACGTCAACGGCGGCGACACGGTCATCACGCACGCCGCCGACAGTTGGACGAACATCGCGCCGATCGGCGTCGACAAGGGCCCCGGCGCCTATCAGATGTACGCGCCGAACCAGGACGAAAACGTCTACACGAGCGATTGGCAGGGACCGTTCTATGGTTTTACGCGCGTACTCGAAACGTTCGACATGACCGACCATCCGCTGCGCTTCAAGCCGATCGACGTCTACTACCACATGTATAGCGGCACGAAGGTCGCGTCGCTGCGCGCGCTCACGCAGATTTTCGACACCGTGCTCGCGCAGCCGGTGCTGCCCGTGCACGTGACCGACTATCTGCGCAAGACGCTCGACTGGCGCTCGTTCGCGGTAGCGCGCGAAGGCGATGCCTGGCTCGTGCGCGGCAACGGTGAAGTGCGCGAACTGCACTGGCCGAAAGACGACGTGCCGCTCATCGACGCCGCGCACGATTCGACCGGCGTGACCGGCTACTCGCACGGCCCGGACGGCACCTATATTCACATCGACGGCGGCGCGGCACGCTTCACGCTCGGCGCGAAAGCCGTGCCCGGCACCCTGCCCTATATCGCGCAAGCCAATGGTTTCGTGCGCAACTTCCAGCGCACGGCATCCGGCCTTCGCTTCGAATTCGGCGGCTATTACAAGCCGTTCGTCGAGCTTGCGAACGCGTCCACGTGCCGCGTATCGATGAACGGCGCGCGCGTCGCCGCAACGCGCAACGGCACGATGCTGCATGTCGACTTCCCGGGCGTGGCCGGCCAGCAAGTCACGTATCGCCCGCTGGAGATCGCCTGTGGCAGTTGA
- a CDS encoding penicillin-binding protein activator LpoB, whose product MSLWKKTSARAAWALALASVALASACSSIDATHAPALTASDAVAVLPIANYTETPDAGQSAQSMSANALRTLGVANVVRAPADPNANALFDSGAHGEGTPNLDWARQQHARYALTGAVEEWRYKVGVDGEPAVGITFELIDVESGKVLWSATGTRTGWSRSGLASVAQTLIGKLLAPLGVRS is encoded by the coding sequence ATGAGCCTTTGGAAGAAGACCAGCGCGCGGGCGGCGTGGGCGCTCGCACTCGCCTCAGTGGCGCTCGCGAGCGCGTGCAGCTCGATCGATGCGACGCATGCGCCCGCGCTCACCGCCAGCGACGCGGTGGCCGTGCTGCCGATCGCTAACTACACGGAAACGCCGGACGCCGGCCAGTCGGCGCAGTCGATGTCGGCCAATGCACTGCGCACGCTCGGCGTCGCGAACGTCGTGCGCGCACCGGCCGACCCGAACGCAAACGCGCTCTTCGATAGCGGCGCGCACGGCGAAGGCACGCCGAATCTCGACTGGGCGCGCCAGCAGCACGCCCGCTATGCGCTCACTGGCGCGGTCGAGGAGTGGCGCTACAAAGTGGGCGTGGACGGCGAGCCGGCCGTCGGCATCACGTTCGAATTGATCGACGTCGAATCGGGCAAGGTGCTGTGGAGCGCGACGGGCACGCGCACCGGCTGGAGCCGCTCGGGTCTCGCAAGCGTCGCGCAGACGCTGATCGGCAAGCTGCTCGCACCGCTCGGCGTGCGCTCGTAA